One window from the genome of Deinococcus sp. NW-56 encodes:
- a CDS encoding VanW family protein, with product MTQARTLLLAGLLLGAAQAQTAPEPLPPVDAPAPVGEPAPATPPTAPATPPAATPARTAPLLITVQVNFPALVGGKKTTVPFVSTLNLPGERVAVLRQRGIITESLEADLKTFLASLPAQGQDARFENLGTAGWAVVQRNGLKVDTEQTRASVLAALKDPRAVRANVVVTGQVAPKRTLDFFAGKSITAHLATGVTNYAGSSAARMTNIHVGTRNFQDRLFEGKSFSFNQFIGNISARAGYVPGLIIAGDRTETGLGGGICQVSTTAFRALYGAGLPVVERHTHSYQVHYYQPQGLDAAIYQPTLDLKFANDTGGALWFQADWNDADGHLEISVFGKARDFTVELSQPRVLKTVPSPADRLIRSTALKPGERRQVDWAAPGATMEVTRKLVRGGKVIRQDTLKSTYRPWPNIYLVGR from the coding sequence ATGACTCAAGCCCGCACCCTTCTCCTCGCGGGGCTGCTGCTGGGCGCCGCGCAGGCCCAGACGGCCCCCGAGCCCCTGCCCCCGGTGGACGCCCCGGCGCCTGTGGGCGAACCGGCTCCGGCGACGCCCCCGACCGCTCCAGCCACGCCCCCGGCTGCCACGCCCGCCCGCACCGCGCCCCTGCTGATCACCGTGCAGGTGAATTTCCCGGCGCTGGTCGGCGGCAAGAAAACCACCGTGCCCTTTGTGAGCACGCTGAACCTCCCCGGCGAACGGGTGGCGGTGCTGCGGCAGCGCGGGATCATCACCGAGAGCCTGGAGGCGGACCTGAAGACCTTCCTGGCCTCGCTCCCCGCGCAGGGACAGGACGCCCGCTTCGAGAACCTCGGCACGGCGGGCTGGGCGGTCGTGCAGCGCAACGGGCTGAAGGTGGACACCGAGCAGACCCGCGCCAGTGTCCTCGCCGCGCTGAAAGACCCCCGCGCGGTGCGGGCGAACGTGGTCGTGACCGGGCAGGTCGCGCCGAAGCGGACGCTGGACTTCTTCGCAGGTAAGAGCATCACCGCGCACCTCGCCACCGGGGTCACCAACTACGCCGGGAGCAGCGCCGCCCGCATGACCAACATTCATGTGGGCACCCGCAACTTTCAGGACCGCCTGTTCGAGGGCAAGTCCTTTTCCTTCAATCAGTTTATCGGCAACATCTCGGCGCGGGCCGGATACGTGCCGGGCCTGATCATCGCCGGGGACCGCACCGAGACGGGCCTGGGCGGGGGCATCTGCCAGGTCAGCACGACGGCGTTCCGGGCGCTGTACGGGGCGGGCCTCCCGGTCGTGGAGCGGCACACCCACTCCTATCAGGTGCACTACTACCAGCCCCAGGGCCTCGACGCGGCGATCTACCAGCCCACCCTCGACCTGAAGTTCGCCAACGACACGGGCGGCGCCCTGTGGTTCCAGGCCGACTGGAACGACGCGGACGGTCACCTGGAGATCAGCGTCTTCGGCAAGGCCCGCGACTTCACGGTGGAACTCAGCCAACCCAGGGTCCTGAAGACGGTGCCCTCCCCCGCCGACCGCCTGATTCGCAGCACTGCCCTGAAACCCGGCGAGCGCCGTCAGGTGGACTGGGCCGCGCCCGGCGCCACGATGGAAGTGACGCGCAAGCTGGTCCGGGGGGGCAAGGTGATCCGGCAAGACACCCTGAAAAGCACGTATCGGCCCTGGCCCAACATCTATCTGGTCGGGCGCTGA
- a CDS encoding DUF1641 domain-containing protein, which yields MAKAIDFDARTLLPTPEERLATGTAGGADALLEAIELLQVLHERKVLHTLTRVVEGGGGLAFHALEVLNEPGSVRAIRNLLELVKLLGSIEPEAITTVSGALADGIRAGAQRVQHRQQIGMKELLTLSRDPDLGLALGALVDVLRGFGRGLREREEYGNTPPVPHT from the coding sequence ATGGCCAAAGCGATTGACTTCGACGCCCGGACGCTGCTTCCCACCCCAGAGGAGCGGCTGGCGACCGGGACGGCCGGGGGGGCCGACGCCCTGCTGGAGGCCATCGAGCTGCTTCAGGTACTGCACGAGCGCAAGGTGCTGCACACCCTGACGCGGGTGGTGGAGGGGGGCGGCGGCCTCGCCTTTCACGCGCTGGAGGTGCTGAACGAACCCGGCAGCGTGCGGGCGATTCGCAACCTCCTCGAACTCGTGAAGCTGCTGGGGAGCATCGAGCCGGAGGCGATCACCACCGTGTCGGGGGCGCTCGCGGACGGTATCCGGGCGGGCGCCCAGCGGGTGCAGCACCGCCAGCAGATCGGCATGAAGGAGTTGCTCACGCTCAGCCGCGACCCCGACCTGGGCCTCGCGCTGGGGGCGCTGGTCGACGTGCTGCGCGGCTTTGGCCGGGGCCTGCGCGAGCGCGAGGAGTACGGCAACACGCCCCCGGTGCCCCACACCTGA
- the nth gene encoding endonuclease III yields MYERLRAEYGERPLVARRAPMHELISTILSQRTTHQDEEAAYQELLTLGDWDAIIEAPTEAVAHAIRRSNYPESKAPRIQATLRAIREQRGGYDLDFLAEWPVRDAMKWLTDLPGVGVKTASLVLLFNYARPVFPVDTHVHRINTRVGTIPRMGEQAAHRAILALLPPDPPYLYELHVNLLRHGQRVCTWTRPKCPACVLRERCDAFAVYGNNVPSFSEKPAKG; encoded by the coding sequence ATGTACGAACGCTTGCGGGCCGAGTACGGCGAGCGCCCGCTGGTCGCCCGGCGTGCCCCCATGCACGAACTGATCAGCACCATCCTCTCCCAGCGCACCACCCACCAGGACGAGGAGGCGGCCTATCAGGAACTGCTGACCCTGGGGGACTGGGACGCAATCATAGAGGCTCCGACCGAGGCCGTCGCGCACGCCATCCGCCGCAGCAACTACCCCGAGAGCAAGGCCCCGCGCATCCAGGCCACCCTGCGGGCCATCCGGGAGCAGCGGGGCGGCTATGACCTCGACTTTCTGGCCGAGTGGCCCGTCAGGGACGCCATGAAGTGGCTCACCGACCTGCCCGGCGTGGGGGTCAAGACGGCCTCGCTGGTGCTGCTGTTCAACTACGCGCGGCCCGTCTTTCCGGTGGACACCCACGTCCACCGCATCAACACCCGCGTGGGCACGATTCCCCGGATGGGCGAGCAGGCCGCGCACCGGGCGATCCTCGCGCTGCTGCCGCCCGACCCGCCGTACCTCTACGAACTGCACGTCAACCTGCTGCGCCACGGCCAGCGCGTCTGCACATGGACCCGCCCGAAGTGTCCGGCGTGCGTGCTGCGCGAGCGCTGCGATGCCTTTGCCGTCTACGGCAACAACGTGCCGAGTTTCAGCGAAAAGCCCGCCAAAGGCTAA
- the fdhF gene encoding formate dehydrogenase subunit alpha, whose amino-acid sequence MPPFDTHVTVNGVPQPARTGEPLVEVINRASVELAQVCYHPQLGPIQTCDTCLVEVNGELVRACGTPVTHGLTVRTETTAARSSRKAAFDRLLGNHLLYCTVCDNNNGNCVVHNTTALLKVEHQDTPYQPKPYPKDESNPFYRYDPDQCILCGRCVEACQNLQVNETLSINWEDPHPRVLWDGGSPINESSCVSCGHCVTVCPCNALMEKSMLGEAGLMTDMPLPVFHSAVDLVKAAEPSIGYGPILQLSDTESAMREGSIQRTKTVCTYCGVGCSFEVWTKERHILKVEPTHGPANGVSTCIKGKFGWDYVNSEERLTTPLIRENGTFREASWDEALNLIARRFTEIRGQHGPDALAFIASSKCTNEEAFLMQKLARAVVGTNNMDNCSRYCQSPATMGLWRTVGYGGDSGSIHDIEQAGLVIGIGTNTAESHPVLATRVKRSHKLRGQRLIVADLREHEMAQRADLFVRPVPGTDFVWLTAVAKYILDEGLEKRDFTEQWVNGLDEYRASIAPYTLAHAEEITGIPQDTLRQIAHEIVQADGTCILWAMGVTQQCSGSETSTAISNLLLITGNYMRPGAGSYPLRGHNNVQGASDMGAMPGFVGGYQKVEDPAVQEKFAAAWGVPLPQNKGLDNHEMVHAVHDGTLRAMYLKGEEMGLVDANANYVDAAFEKLDFFVVQDVFFSRTAQFADVVLPASPSLEKDGTFTNTERRIQRLYRALEPLGQSRPDWEIIQGVANAMGAGWSYAHPAEIMAEVASLVPLYSGVTYERLEGFRSLQWPMLPDGSDTPLLFTEGFPFPDRKARLYPAEFIAPLEVPNEEFDLHLNNGRMLEHFHEGNMTFKSAGISQKVPGSLVEVSPELARERGLESGRFVRLVSRHGAVRVRVHVTDRVQGKQLYMPMNNPSARDAVNRLTGSHTDPSTHTPAYKDTAVRLEVLPEMGDNPLPRVNHRYGHPTPQRGVEVERKWQRADYRFPGALYNRLSALRGTQPDPVGGDD is encoded by the coding sequence TTGCCGCCTTTTGATACCCACGTGACCGTCAACGGAGTGCCGCAGCCCGCAAGGACGGGCGAACCCCTCGTCGAGGTGATCAACCGCGCCTCGGTGGAGCTGGCGCAGGTGTGCTACCACCCGCAGCTCGGCCCGATCCAGACCTGCGACACCTGTCTCGTGGAGGTCAACGGCGAACTCGTGCGGGCCTGCGGCACGCCGGTCACCCACGGCCTGACCGTGCGGACCGAGACGACCGCCGCCCGCAGTTCCCGCAAGGCTGCCTTCGACCGCCTGCTCGGCAACCACCTGCTCTACTGCACCGTCTGCGACAACAACAACGGCAACTGCGTGGTTCACAACACCACGGCGCTGCTGAAGGTCGAGCATCAGGACACGCCGTACCAGCCCAAGCCCTATCCCAAGGACGAGTCCAACCCCTTCTACCGCTACGACCCCGACCAGTGCATCCTGTGCGGGCGCTGCGTGGAGGCCTGCCAGAACCTTCAGGTCAACGAGACGCTCTCCATCAACTGGGAAGACCCCCATCCCCGCGTGCTGTGGGACGGCGGCTCGCCCATCAACGAGTCGAGCTGCGTGAGCTGCGGCCACTGCGTCACCGTCTGCCCGTGCAACGCCCTGATGGAAAAGTCCATGCTGGGCGAGGCGGGCCTGATGACCGACATGCCGCTGCCGGTGTTCCACTCGGCGGTCGATCTGGTCAAGGCGGCGGAACCCTCCATCGGCTACGGACCGATCCTGCAACTCTCGGACACCGAGTCGGCGATGCGCGAGGGGTCGATCCAGCGCACGAAGACCGTCTGCACGTATTGCGGGGTGGGATGCTCCTTCGAGGTCTGGACCAAGGAGCGCCACATCCTCAAGGTCGAGCCGACCCACGGCCCGGCGAACGGCGTCTCGACCTGTATCAAGGGCAAGTTCGGCTGGGACTACGTGAACAGCGAGGAGCGCCTGACCACGCCCCTGATCCGCGAGAACGGCACCTTCCGCGAGGCGAGCTGGGACGAGGCGCTGAACCTGATCGCCCGGCGCTTCACGGAGATTCGCGGGCAGCACGGCCCCGACGCGCTGGCCTTTATCGCCTCCTCGAAATGCACGAACGAGGAAGCGTTCCTGATGCAGAAGCTCGCGCGGGCGGTCGTCGGCACGAACAACATGGACAACTGCTCGCGCTACTGCCAGTCTCCCGCCACGATGGGCCTGTGGCGCACGGTGGGCTACGGCGGCGACTCGGGGTCCATCCACGACATCGAGCAGGCCGGGCTGGTCATCGGCATCGGCACGAACACCGCCGAGTCGCACCCGGTCCTCGCCACGCGGGTCAAGCGGTCGCACAAGCTGCGCGGCCAGCGCCTGATCGTGGCCGACCTGCGCGAGCACGAGATGGCGCAGCGGGCCGACCTCTTCGTGCGCCCCGTGCCCGGCACCGACTTCGTGTGGCTGACCGCCGTGGCGAAGTACATCCTCGACGAGGGGCTGGAAAAGCGGGACTTCACTGAGCAGTGGGTCAACGGCCTGGACGAGTACCGGGCCAGCATCGCCCCGTACACCCTCGCCCACGCCGAGGAGATCACCGGCATCCCCCAGGACACCCTGCGGCAGATCGCGCACGAGATCGTGCAGGCCGACGGCACCTGCATCCTGTGGGCGATGGGGGTGACCCAGCAGTGCAGCGGCTCGGAAACCTCCACGGCGATTTCCAACCTGCTGCTGATCACCGGAAACTACATGCGCCCCGGCGCCGGGTCCTACCCCCTGCGCGGACACAACAACGTGCAGGGGGCCTCCGACATGGGCGCCATGCCCGGCTTCGTGGGCGGCTACCAGAAGGTCGAGGACCCGGCGGTGCAGGAGAAGTTCGCGGCGGCGTGGGGCGTGCCCCTCCCGCAGAACAAGGGCCTGGACAACCACGAGATGGTCCACGCGGTCCACGACGGCACCCTGCGGGCCATGTACCTCAAGGGCGAGGAGATGGGCCTGGTGGACGCGAACGCGAACTACGTGGACGCAGCCTTTGAGAAGCTCGACTTCTTCGTGGTGCAGGACGTGTTTTTCAGCCGCACGGCGCAGTTCGCGGACGTGGTGCTGCCCGCCAGCCCCAGCCTGGAGAAGGACGGCACCTTCACCAACACCGAGCGCCGCATCCAGCGCCTCTACCGCGCCCTGGAGCCGCTGGGCCAGAGCCGCCCCGACTGGGAGATCATCCAGGGCGTCGCCAACGCCATGGGCGCGGGCTGGTCCTACGCGCACCCCGCCGAGATCATGGCCGAGGTCGCCTCGCTGGTGCCGCTGTACTCTGGCGTGACCTACGAGCGGCTGGAGGGCTTCCGCTCGTTGCAGTGGCCCATGCTGCCCGATGGAAGCGACACGCCGCTGCTGTTCACGGAAGGCTTCCCCTTTCCCGACCGCAAGGCGCGGCTCTACCCGGCCGAGTTCATCGCGCCGCTGGAGGTACCGAACGAAGAGTTCGACCTGCACCTCAACAACGGCCGGATGCTGGAGCACTTCCACGAGGGCAACATGACCTTCAAGTCGGCGGGCATCAGCCAGAAGGTGCCCGGCTCGCTCGTGGAGGTATCGCCGGAACTCGCCCGCGAGCGCGGCCTCGAAAGCGGGCGCTTCGTGCGGCTGGTTTCGCGCCACGGGGCGGTGCGGGTGCGGGTCCACGTGACCGACCGGGTGCAGGGCAAGCAACTCTACATGCCGATGAACAACCCCTCGGCCCGCGACGCGGTCAATCGCCTGACCGGCAGCCACACCGATCCCAGCACTCACACGCCCGCCTACAAGGACACGGCGGTGCGTCTGGAGGTGCTGCCGGAGATGGGCGACAATCCGCTGCCGCGCGTGAACCACCGCTACGGCCACCCCACCCCGCAGCGCGGCGTGGAAGTCGAGCGCAAGTGGCAGCGGGCGGACTACCGTTTTCCAGGTGCCCTGTACAACCGACTCTCGGCGCTGCGCGGAACGCAGCCTGACCCCGTGGGAGGGGACGACTGA
- the fmt gene encoding methionyl-tRNA formyltransferase, with product MTFAPRVAFFGSPAFAVPVLNAIRERFEVVLVVAQPDKPVGRGLKLTPPPVAARAAEVGLPLAQPRKLRGNATFEARLRDSGADVAVTCAYGKILPGSLLAVPRFGFLNTHTSLLPKYRGAAPIQWALIGGETVTGTTIMQTDEGLDTGPILLQEALPIAPAWTSLELSDALSTQAARLIVEALSRLPDLSPIPQDDAQATHAPLLTKEDGFVRWTDSAQAVVNRYRGVAAWPQTTAFLGGARLKLSGLMVAEGQGQPGDVLGVDAEGLTVACGEGAVQVATVQPEARKAQHAAVWASGAGVGRGTRFDLWEPAAG from the coding sequence GTGACGTTCGCCCCCCGCGTGGCCTTTTTCGGCTCGCCCGCCTTCGCCGTGCCCGTGCTGAATGCCATCCGCGAGCGCTTCGAGGTCGTGCTGGTGGTCGCGCAGCCCGACAAGCCGGTGGGCCGGGGCCTGAAGCTCACGCCGCCCCCGGTCGCCGCCCGCGCCGCCGAGGTGGGGTTGCCCCTCGCCCAGCCCCGCAAGCTGCGCGGCAACGCCACCTTCGAGGCCCGGCTGCGTGACTCTGGCGCGGATGTGGCGGTGACCTGCGCCTACGGCAAGATTCTGCCGGGGTCACTGCTGGCGGTGCCCCGCTTCGGCTTCCTGAACACCCACACCAGCCTGCTCCCGAAATACCGGGGGGCCGCACCGATCCAGTGGGCCTTGATCGGAGGTGAGACGGTCACGGGCACGACGATCATGCAGACCGACGAGGGCCTGGACACCGGGCCGATCCTGCTGCAAGAGGCGCTGCCCATCGCGCCGGCGTGGACCAGCCTTGAACTGTCGGATGCGCTGAGCACCCAGGCGGCGCGGCTGATCGTGGAGGCCCTGTCGCGCCTGCCCGACCTCTCCCCCATCCCGCAGGATGACGCGCAGGCCACCCACGCCCCGCTGCTCACCAAGGAAGACGGCTTCGTGCGCTGGACTGACTCGGCGCAGGCGGTCGTCAACCGTTACCGGGGCGTGGCCGCGTGGCCGCAGACGACGGCCTTTCTGGGAGGAGCGCGGCTGAAGCTCTCGGGCCTGATGGTCGCGGAGGGGCAGGGGCAGCCCGGCGACGTGCTGGGCGTGGACGCCGAGGGTCTGACGGTCGCGTGCGGCGAGGGAGCGGTGCAGGTAGCGACCGTGCAGCCCGAGGCCCGCAAGGCCCAGCACGCCGCCGTGTGGGCCTCGGGCGCGGGGGTGGGCCGGGGCACCCGCTTCGACCTCTGGGAACCGGCCGCCGGGTAG
- the fumC gene encoding class II fumarate hydratase, producing MTQTRKESDTMGTLDVDASRYWGAQTERSIHNFPIGRDTFVWGRPVIRALGILKKGAAQANAELGELPQEIADLIVRAADEVIAGRLDDHFPLVVFQTGSGTQSNMNANEVISNRAIELAGGQMGSKSPVHPNDHVNRGQSSNDTFPTAMHIAVVLELNERLYGSVGKLRDTLAQKAEQYAGLVKVGRTHLQDATPITLGQEIGGWVAQLDYALAEVKHAETGLYDLAIGGTAVGTGLNAHPQFGDLAAKKYEAETGFPFRSAENKFAALSAHDALVQTSAALRTLAGALMKMANDVRWLASGPRNGIGEIVIPENEPGSSIMPGKVNPTQSEALTMVATRVFGNDATVAFAGSQGNFQLNVFKPVMVHAVLESIRLIADASVAFNDNCAVGIEPNLEKIGHNLDINLMQVTALNKHIGYDKAAAIAKKAHKEGSSLKEAALALGHVTEEEFAEWVVPLDMTHS from the coding sequence ATGACGCAGACCCGCAAAGAATCCGACACGATGGGCACGCTGGACGTGGACGCCAGCCGCTACTGGGGCGCCCAGACCGAGCGTTCCATCCACAACTTCCCCATCGGGCGCGACACCTTCGTGTGGGGCCGCCCCGTCATCCGGGCGCTGGGCATCCTGAAAAAGGGCGCGGCGCAGGCCAATGCCGAACTGGGCGAACTGCCGCAGGAGATCGCCGACCTGATCGTGCGGGCCGCCGACGAGGTGATCGCCGGGCGGCTGGACGACCACTTCCCCCTCGTCGTGTTCCAGACCGGCTCGGGCACCCAGAGCAACATGAACGCGAACGAGGTGATCTCCAACCGTGCCATCGAACTCGCGGGCGGGCAGATGGGCAGCAAGTCGCCCGTTCATCCCAACGACCACGTGAACCGGGGCCAGAGCAGCAACGACACCTTCCCGACCGCCATGCACATCGCGGTGGTGCTGGAGCTGAATGAACGTCTGTACGGCAGCGTGGGCAAGCTGCGCGACACGCTGGCGCAGAAGGCCGAGCAGTACGCCGGGCTGGTCAAGGTGGGCCGCACCCACCTGCAAGACGCCACGCCCATCACGCTGGGCCAGGAGATCGGGGGCTGGGTCGCACAGCTCGACTACGCGCTGGCGGAGGTCAAGCACGCGGAGACGGGCCTCTACGACCTCGCCATCGGGGGCACGGCGGTGGGCACCGGCCTGAACGCGCACCCGCAGTTCGGGGACCTCGCGGCGAAGAAGTACGAGGCCGAGACGGGCTTCCCCTTCCGCTCCGCCGAGAACAAGTTCGCGGCCCTGTCGGCCCACGACGCCCTGGTGCAGACCTCGGCGGCGCTGCGGACCCTGGCCGGGGCGCTGATGAAGATGGCGAACGACGTGCGCTGGCTGGCCAGCGGGCCGCGCAACGGCATCGGCGAGATCGTGATTCCGGAAAACGAGCCGGGCAGCTCCATCATGCCCGGCAAGGTGAACCCCACGCAAAGCGAGGCGCTGACGATGGTCGCCACCCGCGTCTTCGGCAACGACGCCACCGTCGCCTTCGCCGGGTCGCAGGGCAACTTCCAGCTCAACGTGTTCAAGCCCGTGATGGTCCACGCCGTGCTGGAGAGCATCCGGTTGATCGCGGACGCCTCCGTCGCCTTCAACGACAACTGCGCGGTCGGGATCGAGCCGAATCTGGAAAAAATCGGGCACAACCTCGACATCAACCTGATGCAGGTCACCGCCCTGAACAAGCACATCGGCTACGACAAGGCCGCCGCCATCGCCAAGAAGGCCCACAAGGAAGGCTCCAGCCTGAAGGAAGCGGCGCTCGCACTGGGGCACGTGACCGAGGAGGAGTTTGCCGAGTGGGTCGTGCCGCTCGACATGACCCACAGCTAA
- a CDS encoding YpdA family putative bacillithiol disulfide reductase has product MSQMFDVAIVGAGPVGLAAAIACKRAGLTYVVLEKGCVVNAIFEYPTYMTFFTTAPELEIGNHPMVTGHDKPDRRDALMYYRLVTQREELNVRLYTEVRRVHAAPAGFTLEVEAQDGTPDVVEARRVVVATGYYDNPVHLGIPGEDSPNVSHYYTEAHPFLGLNVTVIGAGNSAADAALDLWRGGANVTMVVRAPELKSTIKYWVRPDLENRIKEGSIAAHFGSQVVEIHPEHVVVQRADGTTSELPTHFTFALTGYRPDLSFLSGLNLAQHADECLVLDEHYQSSVPGLFVVGSAGFAGKTNQVFIENGRHHAVAAVAEIERQLAPGQVDGTPETVLSVH; this is encoded by the coding sequence ATGAGCCAGATGTTCGACGTCGCCATCGTGGGAGCCGGGCCGGTGGGCCTCGCCGCCGCCATCGCCTGCAAGCGGGCAGGACTGACTTACGTGGTGCTGGAGAAAGGCTGCGTCGTCAACGCGATTTTCGAGTACCCCACCTACATGACCTTCTTCACCACCGCGCCCGAGCTGGAGATCGGCAACCACCCGATGGTCACGGGCCACGACAAACCCGACCGCCGCGACGCGCTGATGTACTACCGCCTCGTGACCCAGCGCGAGGAGCTGAACGTGCGCCTGTACACCGAGGTGAGGCGCGTCCACGCGGCCCCAGCGGGCTTCACGCTGGAGGTCGAGGCGCAGGACGGCACGCCGGACGTGGTGGAGGCGCGGCGGGTCGTCGTGGCGACTGGGTACTACGACAATCCCGTTCACCTCGGGATTCCCGGCGAGGACTCGCCCAACGTCAGCCACTACTACACCGAGGCGCATCCCTTCCTGGGGCTGAACGTCACCGTGATCGGGGCAGGCAACTCCGCCGCCGACGCGGCCCTCGACCTCTGGCGCGGCGGGGCCAACGTCACGATGGTCGTGCGGGCGCCCGAGCTGAAGTCCACCATCAAGTACTGGGTGCGGCCCGATCTTGAAAACCGCATCAAGGAAGGCTCCATCGCCGCGCACTTTGGCTCCCAGGTGGTCGAGATTCACCCCGAGCACGTCGTCGTTCAGCGGGCGGACGGGACCACCTCCGAGCTGCCCACCCACTTCACCTTCGCGCTGACGGGGTACCGCCCGGACCTGTCCTTCCTGTCTGGGCTGAACCTCGCCCAGCATGCCGACGAGTGCCTGGTGCTGGACGAGCACTACCAGAGCAGCGTGCCGGGCCTGTTCGTGGTGGGGTCGGCGGGCTTCGCGGGCAAGACGAATCAGGTCTTTATCGAGAACGGGCGGCACCACGCGGTGGCAGCGGTGGCCGAGATCGAGCGGCAGCTCGCGCCGGGGCAGGTGGACGGGACGCCGGAGACGGTGCTCTCGGTCCATTAA